Proteins encoded in a region of the Caldilineales bacterium genome:
- the pgl gene encoding 6-phosphogluconolactonase: MSSPAIEVHPGSQLAVAAAQRLVEVLRQAVEKRGAAHLAFSGGSTPRALFRLLATEEWQAQAPWAHCHVWWVDERCVPPDHHESNFGVAYHLLLGRLPVQHIHRIHAEMEDREAAARQYEDELRHVFGLGKRGRPRFDLIMLGMGADGHTASLFPGSPALDERRALVTTAWAPNPPHHRLTLTLPVLNRAAEVIFLVSGPDKAPALAQIFAAQPSPPLLPAALVRPTRGRLRWLLDTPPIQFADKAMGA, encoded by the coding sequence ATGAGCAGCCCAGCAATCGAAGTTCATCCAGGCTCCCAATTGGCAGTGGCGGCGGCGCAGCGCCTGGTCGAGGTCCTGCGGCAGGCAGTGGAGAAGCGGGGAGCGGCCCATCTGGCGTTTTCGGGCGGCTCGACCCCACGGGCCTTGTTTCGCCTGCTGGCGACCGAAGAGTGGCAGGCGCAGGCGCCGTGGGCGCACTGCCATGTCTGGTGGGTGGATGAGCGCTGTGTGCCGCCCGACCACCACGAAAGTAACTTCGGCGTGGCCTATCACCTCCTGCTGGGGCGCTTGCCCGTGCAACACATCCATCGCATACACGCCGAGATGGAGGACAGGGAGGCGGCGGCCCGCCAGTATGAGGACGAACTGCGCCATGTCTTTGGCCTCGGCAAGCGCGGACGGCCTCGCTTCGACCTGATCATGTTGGGCATGGGCGCGGACGGACACACCGCTTCGCTCTTCCCCGGCTCGCCCGCGCTCGACGAACGCCGGGCGCTGGTGACAACCGCCTGGGCGCCCAACCCGCCCCACCATCGCCTCACCCTCACCCTGCCGGTGCTCAATCGCGCCGCCGAAGTCATCTTTCTGGTGTCGGGGCCAGACAAAGCCCCGGCGCTGGCGCAGATCTTCGCCGCCCAGCCGTCGCCTCCCCTGCTGCCGGCGGCGCTCGTCCGCCCCACCCGTGGCCGCCTGCGCTGGCTGCTGGATACGCCGCCGATACAGTTCGCTGATAAGGCGATGGGGGCGTGA
- a CDS encoding DMT family transporter: MPRKHAAIFLALSAIWGSSYMFIKLGVNGGFEPFSLVAVRLLLGAVLMAVIMRRQGLGLPRQRRVITALAILGFMNNFIPFSLITWGEQFIDSNLAAILNSTTPLFAAVLSHFFLADERLTWRRAAGVALGFLGVVILFAPDLVVGAGANKVLGQAAVVLAAVGYAASTVFGRRRLVGVPAPVASTLQLSFAFLWTLGPALLVERPWQLQITPLAWFSAIWLGLLSTGLAYLLYFTLLHVIGATPTTMVTYVIPLFAVLFGVVLLDEPLRWSQPLALATIFAGVWLANRRPGRLRTAKIA; this comes from the coding sequence ATGCCCCGCAAACACGCCGCCATCTTCCTCGCCCTCAGCGCCATCTGGGGATCGTCCTACATGTTCATCAAGTTGGGGGTGAACGGCGGCTTCGAGCCTTTCAGCCTGGTGGCGGTGCGGTTGCTGTTGGGGGCGGTGCTGATGGCCGTGATCATGCGCCGGCAGGGGTTGGGGCTGCCGCGCCAGCGGCGGGTCATCACCGCGCTGGCCATCCTCGGCTTCATGAACAACTTCATCCCCTTCTCGCTCATCACCTGGGGCGAGCAGTTCATCGATTCCAACCTGGCCGCCATCCTCAACAGCACCACGCCCCTCTTTGCCGCCGTGCTATCGCATTTCTTCCTGGCCGACGAGCGGCTGACCTGGCGACGGGCGGCGGGGGTGGCGCTCGGCTTCCTCGGCGTCGTCATCCTGTTTGCGCCTGATCTGGTCGTGGGAGCAGGTGCAAACAAAGTCCTGGGCCAGGCGGCGGTCGTGCTGGCCGCCGTGGGCTACGCCGCCAGCACCGTCTTTGGCCGCCGCCGGCTGGTGGGCGTGCCGGCGCCGGTGGCTTCCACGCTCCAACTCAGCTTCGCCTTTTTGTGGACGCTCGGCCCCGCCCTGCTGGTCGAGCGTCCCTGGCAACTCCAGATCACCCCCCTGGCCTGGTTCTCGGCCATCTGGCTGGGATTACTCAGCACCGGCCTGGCCTATCTGCTCTATTTCACCCTCCTCCACGTCATCGGCGCCACCCCAACCACCATGGTGACGTATGTGATCCCGCTTTTCGCCGTGCTGTTCGGCGTCGTCCTGCTCGATGAACCGCTGCGCTGGAGCCAGCCGCTGGCGCTGGCGACGATCTTCGCCGGGGTGTGGCTGGCCAACCGCCGCCCTGGCCGCCTGCGCACAGCCAAAATCGCTTGA
- a CDS encoding S8 family serine peptidase — protein sequence MNPNRRSKRRQVITLFVFLFLALAALGWARAAVQADDGVTPDAPPDFNLAPSPLPLPDRYIVVFDEAALFSAQAQAAGPGTAALAQQMVAAAGGELHYTYEAALQGFAATLSPEAVAAVAANPLVSYVEPDREVGIVTTQTPATWGLDRIDQRNLPLDNRYTYANNGAGVHVYIIDTGIRATHVEFTGRIGNGYTAIADGNGTNDCHGHGTHVSGTVGGTTWGVAKGVTLHPVRVLDCGGSGSTSGVIAGIDWVTANHIDPAVANMSLGGGASSALDTAVHNSVNAGVVHVVAAGNENTNACNGSPARAPEALTVGASTSADARASFSNYGTCLDIFAPGQNITSAVNTSNTATDTWSGTSMASPHVAGAAALYRAANPSASPAAVANALINNASTNKLSNVGSGSPNRLLYTTGLDGPTPTPTPTRTPGPSPTPTRTPTLTPTPVPGSCTNRVLNGDYEAGAQNWSQTSTHGYTLICNTATCGASLNPHGGNYAVWLGGGDNEDSRVFQNSIALPAGQTAVLTFWQRLESQDFCGYDSGYVKVTANGVTKTLRKYDLCYSKVTNGWVKRSFDLSNYAGKTIRLMFQVVSDYSLISNFFVDDVAITGGSQCSGSDAIDAIDEAEGEPAPALPKPEAPADLPGILQR from the coding sequence ATGAACCCCAATCGCAGGTCAAAGCGGCGGCAGGTCATCACCCTATTCGTCTTTCTGTTTCTGGCGCTGGCGGCACTGGGATGGGCGCGTGCGGCGGTGCAGGCAGATGACGGCGTCACCCCGGACGCCCCGCCGGATTTCAACCTCGCTCCCTCTCCTCTGCCCCTGCCCGACCGCTACATCGTCGTCTTCGATGAGGCGGCCCTGTTCTCGGCCCAGGCGCAGGCAGCAGGCCCCGGCACAGCTGCCTTGGCCCAGCAGATGGTGGCCGCAGCGGGCGGCGAACTGCACTACACCTACGAGGCCGCCCTCCAGGGCTTCGCCGCCACCCTCTCGCCTGAAGCGGTGGCGGCGGTTGCGGCCAATCCTTTGGTGAGCTACGTCGAACCGGATCGGGAAGTGGGCATCGTCACCACACAGACGCCGGCCACCTGGGGCCTGGACCGCATCGATCAGCGCAATCTGCCGCTCGACAACCGCTACACCTATGCCAACAATGGCGCCGGGGTGCATGTCTATATCATCGACACCGGCATCCGCGCCACCCATGTCGAATTCACCGGCCGGATTGGGAATGGCTATACCGCTATTGCCGATGGCAATGGCACAAATGACTGCCACGGACACGGTACGCACGTTTCGGGCACCGTGGGCGGGACGACCTGGGGCGTGGCCAAGGGTGTGACCTTGCACCCCGTGCGCGTCCTCGATTGTGGCGGCTCGGGCAGCACCTCCGGCGTCATCGCCGGCATCGACTGGGTGACGGCCAACCACATCGACCCAGCCGTGGCCAATATGAGCCTGGGCGGCGGCGCTTCCTCGGCGTTGGACACCGCCGTGCACAATTCGGTCAACGCTGGCGTGGTGCACGTGGTGGCGGCTGGGAACGAGAACACCAACGCCTGCAACGGCTCTCCTGCTCGCGCTCCCGAGGCCCTGACCGTGGGCGCTAGCACCAGCGCCGACGCTCGCGCTTCGTTCTCGAACTATGGCACCTGCCTGGACATCTTCGCCCCCGGCCAGAACATCACCTCGGCCGTGAACACCAGCAACACCGCCACCGACACCTGGAGCGGCACCTCGATGGCTTCGCCGCACGTGGCTGGGGCGGCGGCGCTCTATCGGGCCGCCAACCCCTCGGCTTCGCCCGCTGCGGTTGCCAACGCCCTGATCAACAACGCCAGCACGAACAAGCTGAGCAACGTTGGCTCCGGCTCGCCCAACCGCCTGCTGTACACCACCGGGCTGGACGGGCCCACCCCCACCCCCACGCCCACCCGCACGCCGGGGCCATCGCCCACACCCACCCGCACCCCCACGCTCACCCCCACCCCCGTACCCGGCTCGTGCACCAACCGCGTGCTCAACGGCGACTACGAGGCCGGCGCGCAGAACTGGTCACAGACTTCGACCCACGGCTACACCCTGATCTGCAACACGGCCACCTGCGGCGCCAGCCTGAACCCGCACGGCGGCAACTACGCCGTCTGGTTGGGTGGTGGCGACAATGAGGACTCGCGCGTCTTCCAGAACAGCATTGCCCTGCCGGCGGGCCAAACGGCCGTCCTCACCTTCTGGCAGCGGCTGGAGTCGCAGGACTTCTGCGGCTACGACTCCGGCTATGTGAAGGTGACAGCCAACGGCGTCACCAAGACGCTCAGAAAGTACGACCTCTGCTACAGCAAGGTCACCAACGGCTGGGTCAAGCGTTCGTTCGACCTCAGCAACTATGCCGGCAAGACGATCCGGCTGATGTTCCAGGTCGTCTCTGACTACTCGCTGATCAGCAACTTCTTCGTCGATGACGTTGCCATCACCGGCGGCAGCCAATGCTCCGGCAGCGATGCCATCGACGCCATCGACGAGGCCGAGGGCGAACCCGCGCCGGCCCTGCCCAAACCCGAGGCGCCGGCCGACCTGCCCGGCATCCTCCAGCGTTGA
- a CDS encoding MFS transporter — translation MNRYRAHWFYSIIPQRIGAGSTISLPPLFITEVLHGTVGQVGLASSLTSAAGVPAAVAWGWLSDRFGSRKLYLALGCLGFGLPTLLMAFSRDVAAFLALTILMGALGVAGTPVSSTLIMDTTPKGEWDDAFGRFNQVTGWGMVVGRAVGLTWISYLTLRLGNESAQRSLWLLSGLLGCAGALGVWVMVPRLHRAKPAAFRWQDTARSWRGQRPGRVLRGVGGRLAALAPSRFRWREPLGAYYLASLALFTASVFAYTPFAVWQRQDLGNSTAMVFFVGMVNSIAATFSYRWVGRRSAARGSLGVQISAVALRIVVFGGFALLSLLSLHGLAGSAALVVFQAISGFSWAGIAVAGNTTVAHLAPQGSEGAAVGAYNSFISVGAIVGALASGYVAQWTGFAFVFLLGAVGMAVTALLLILVRRQAHRRHIEHL, via the coding sequence ATGAACAGATACCGCGCCCACTGGTTCTACAGCATCATCCCGCAGCGCATCGGCGCCGGCAGCACCATCAGCCTGCCGCCGCTGTTCATCACCGAGGTGCTGCACGGGACGGTGGGGCAGGTGGGACTTGCCAGCTCACTCACCAGCGCCGCCGGTGTACCGGCGGCCGTAGCCTGGGGCTGGCTGAGCGACCGCTTTGGCTCGCGCAAGCTCTACCTGGCGCTTGGCTGCCTGGGCTTCGGCCTACCGACGCTACTGATGGCCTTCAGCCGCGATGTGGCCGCTTTTCTGGCGCTCACCATCCTCATGGGGGCGCTCGGCGTGGCCGGGACGCCGGTCAGCAGCACCCTGATCATGGACACGACACCCAAAGGCGAGTGGGACGATGCCTTCGGGCGCTTCAACCAGGTGACGGGGTGGGGGATGGTGGTGGGCCGGGCGGTAGGGCTGACCTGGATCAGCTATCTCACCCTGCGGCTGGGCAACGAGTCGGCGCAGCGCTCGCTCTGGCTGCTGAGCGGCCTCCTGGGTTGCGCCGGCGCCCTGGGCGTGTGGGTCATGGTCCCGCGCCTGCACCGGGCCAAACCAGCCGCCTTCCGCTGGCAAGACACCGCCCGCAGCTGGCGCGGCCAGCGGCCTGGCCGCGTCCTGCGCGGCGTGGGCGGCCGCCTGGCCGCGCTGGCGCCATCTCGCTTCCGCTGGCGCGAGCCGTTGGGCGCCTACTACCTGGCCAGCCTGGCCCTGTTCACCGCTTCGGTGTTCGCCTACACCCCCTTTGCCGTCTGGCAGCGGCAGGACCTGGGCAACAGCACCGCCATGGTCTTCTTCGTGGGCATGGTCAACAGCATCGCCGCCACCTTCAGCTACCGTTGGGTGGGGAGACGCTCGGCCGCGCGCGGCAGCCTGGGCGTGCAGATCAGCGCCGTGGCCTTGCGCATCGTCGTCTTTGGCGGCTTCGCCCTGCTCTCACTCCTCAGCCTGCACGGACTGGCCGGGTCGGCGGCCCTGGTGGTCTTCCAGGCCATCAGCGGCTTCAGTTGGGCGGGCATCGCTGTGGCCGGTAACACCACCGTCGCCCACCTGGCCCCCCAAGGCAGCGAAGGGGCGGCGGTGGGGGCCTACAACTCATTCATCAGCGTCGGCGCCATCGTCGGCGCCCTGGCCAGCGGCTATGTGGCGCAGTGGACGGGCTTCGCTTTCGTCTTCCTCTTGGGCGCAGTGGGCATGGCGGTCACGGCCCTCTTGCTCATCCTCGTTCGCCGTCAGGCCCACCGCCGCCACATCGAACACCTGTAG
- the tal gene encoding transaldolase — MTKLHDLFNHYGQSIWLDYISRDLLTSGQLARLIDQGLRGLTSNPTIFDQAISGSTSYDQDLTRRRQTAATAFAAYDAISQADVGAAADALRPLYEASGGADGLASIEVNPDLADDAASTVAEAQRLWASLGRPNIMVKVPATPAGVVAIRDLIGEGININATLMFSLAHYDAVAFAYIEGLEDFVGRGGDPARVASVASFFVSRIDGVVDKQLAAAGNTDLLGKIAIANAKLAYRRFGEVFSGPRWQALAARGARYQRPLWASTSTKNPAYPDLLYVDNLIGPHTVNTLPLATVEATFDHGQLGRTVDAGVDEAQAQIDALAALGIDFASVTAALQTAGVKSFAQSFHHLLDTIAGRMAML; from the coding sequence ATGACCAAACTTCACGACCTTTTCAACCATTACGGCCAGTCGATCTGGCTGGACTACATTAGCCGCGACTTGCTGACCTCCGGCCAACTGGCGCGGCTGATCGATCAGGGACTGCGGGGCCTGACCTCGAACCCCACCATCTTCGACCAGGCCATCAGCGGCAGCACGTCCTACGATCAAGACCTGACCCGGCGCCGCCAGACCGCTGCGACCGCCTTTGCCGCCTATGACGCCATTTCGCAGGCGGATGTGGGGGCGGCAGCCGACGCCCTCCGCCCCCTTTATGAGGCCAGCGGCGGCGCCGATGGCCTGGCCAGCATCGAGGTCAACCCCGACCTGGCCGACGACGCCGCCAGCACCGTCGCCGAAGCGCAGCGCTTGTGGGCCTCGCTGGGCCGGCCCAACATCATGGTCAAAGTCCCGGCTACGCCCGCCGGCGTCGTCGCCATCCGCGACCTGATCGGCGAAGGCATCAACATCAATGCCACGCTTATGTTCTCGCTGGCGCACTACGACGCCGTCGCTTTTGCCTATATCGAGGGTCTGGAGGACTTCGTCGGCCGGGGCGGCGACCCGGCCCGGGTGGCATCGGTGGCCTCGTTCTTCGTCAGCCGCATCGATGGCGTCGTCGATAAGCAACTGGCTGCGGCCGGAAACACCGATCTTCTGGGCAAGATCGCTATCGCCAACGCCAAACTGGCCTATCGGCGTTTCGGCGAAGTCTTTTCGGGGCCGCGCTGGCAGGCGCTGGCCGCCCGGGGCGCCCGCTACCAGCGGCCTTTGTGGGCCAGCACCAGCACCAAGAATCCGGCCTATCCCGATCTGCTCTATGTGGACAACCTCATCGGCCCGCACACCGTCAATACCCTCCCCCTGGCCACGGTTGAGGCGACGTTCGATCACGGCCAGCTTGGGCGAACGGTGGATGCTGGCGTCGACGAAGCTCAGGCGCAGATCGACGCCCTCGCCGCGCTCGGCATCGACTTCGCCAGTGTGACGGCCGCTTTACAGACGGCGGGCGTCAAGTCCTTCGCCCAATCCTTCCACCATCTCCTGGACACCATCGCCGGGCGGATGGCGATGCTCTGA
- a CDS encoding class II aldolase/adducin family protein — protein sequence MTLIRHSGQHGGPEHRRTEQEWRQEISQVCKLMWQKDLVAATDGNVSARLGPDRFLVTPSGFSKAFIEPEHLLMIGWDAEPVGPRFGVGRSLRVSSEILLHLEAYRRRPDIAAVVHAHPPTAVALSIAGVSLARCVLPEVVMGLGLIPTTAYATPASIEGAQVIAGLIESYDALILQRHGSVTVGKTALDAYFKLEKLEHAAIITRTILQLGGETPLPPAETAKLVEWRAASGLLRGSQADDLCDVCGVCHVRPPNS from the coding sequence ATGACCCTCATCCGGCACAGCGGCCAACACGGTGGCCCCGAACACCGCCGAACCGAACAGGAATGGCGCCAGGAAATCAGCCAGGTCTGCAAACTGATGTGGCAGAAGGACCTGGTGGCTGCCACCGATGGCAATGTCAGCGCCCGGCTTGGCCCCGACCGCTTCCTGGTCACGCCCAGCGGCTTCTCGAAGGCATTCATCGAACCGGAACACCTGCTGATGATCGGCTGGGATGCCGAACCCGTCGGCCCCCGCTTTGGCGTCGGCCGCTCCCTGCGCGTCTCCAGCGAGATCCTCCTCCATCTCGAAGCCTATCGCCGCCGGCCCGACATCGCCGCCGTCGTCCATGCGCACCCCCCCACCGCCGTGGCCCTCTCGATTGCCGGCGTCTCACTCGCCCGCTGTGTCCTGCCCGAGGTGGTGATGGGGCTGGGGCTGATCCCCACCACGGCCTATGCCACCCCGGCCTCGATCGAGGGCGCCCAGGTCATCGCCGGGCTGATCGAGTCCTACGACGCCCTCATCCTCCAGCGGCACGGCAGCGTCACCGTCGGCAAGACCGCCCTCGACGCCTACTTCAAGCTCGAGAAGCTGGAGCATGCCGCCATCATCACCCGAACCATCCTGCAATTGGGTGGCGAGACGCCGCTGCCGCCCGCCGAAACGGCCAAATTGGTGGAGTGGCGGGCGGCCAGCGGGCTGTTGCGGGGAAGCCAGGCCGATGATCTCTGCGACGTGTGCGGCGTCTGCCACGTGAGGCCGCCGAACAGCTGA
- a CDS encoding ABC transporter ATP-binding protein yields MSIIEVSQLTKYYGKSRGIVDVSFAVEEGEIFGFIGPNGAGKSTTIRLLLSLIHPSSGSARVFGQDVTTHGPAIRRDIGYLPSEVFYYEGMKVIDLLKYSASFYAGDCSKRMNELAGLMELEMNRRISDLSYGNKKKVGIVQGLLHSPRLLFLDEPTAGLDPLMQRKFFDLIRAENGRGVTVFFSSHILGEVQRLCNRVGIIREGKIAEISDIRTLQQSNYKKVSVTAAGLTVDAFDLPGVTNVQTENGATHFFFKGDINAVLQRISQVQVADVTIEEPTLEEIFMHYYE; encoded by the coding sequence ATGAGCATCATCGAGGTATCTCAGCTAACCAAATATTACGGAAAGTCGCGGGGCATCGTCGATGTCTCGTTCGCCGTGGAAGAGGGCGAAATCTTCGGCTTCATTGGGCCAAACGGCGCCGGGAAGTCCACCACCATCCGCCTGCTCCTCTCGCTCATCCATCCCAGCAGCGGCAGCGCCAGGGTATTCGGCCAGGATGTGACCACGCATGGCCCCGCCATCCGCCGTGACATCGGCTACCTGCCCTCGGAAGTGTTCTATTACGAGGGCATGAAGGTCATCGACTTGCTGAAGTATTCGGCCAGTTTTTATGCGGGCGATTGTAGCAAACGCATGAACGAATTGGCCGGCCTGATGGAATTGGAGATGAACCGCCGTATCAGCGACCTGTCGTATGGGAACAAGAAGAAGGTGGGGATCGTACAGGGCCTGCTGCACAGCCCCAGGCTGCTGTTTCTGGATGAACCGACCGCCGGCCTCGACCCGCTGATGCAGCGCAAGTTCTTCGACCTGATCCGGGCCGAGAACGGGCGCGGGGTGACGGTGTTCTTCTCCTCGCACATCCTGGGCGAGGTGCAACGGCTGTGCAACCGCGTCGGCATCATCCGCGAAGGCAAGATTGCCGAGATCTCCGACATCCGCACCCTCCAGCAGAGCAATTACAAGAAGGTGAGCGTAACCGCCGCGGGTCTGACGGTCGATGCCTTCGATCTGCCGGGCGTCACCAACGTCCAGACCGAGAACGGGGCCACCCATTTCTTCTTCAAGGGCGATATCAACGCCGTGCTGCAACGGATTAGCCAGGTGCAGGTTGCCGATGTGACCATCGAAGAACCGACGCTGGAAGAAATCTTCATGCACTACTACGAATAG
- a CDS encoding ATP-binding protein: protein MNTFLNTRQPVSKLPIGIQAFETMRGQGYAYVDKTRWIHRMATAGMFYFLARPRRFGKSLLLSTLKCLFEGRRELFEGLWIAEQGEWDWQSHPVILLDFNEIEHDSPPNLERGLAFSLRRIARQHRVQIDASGIVTGFTELILALHQRTRQPVVVLIDEYDKPLIDHLGKGEDGLAIARSHRDILRNFFAVLKGGTVSPALRFVLLAGVSRFSRVSIFSELNNLQDLSMNDAYADMLGYTQEEIERSFSTDMDAFADHLGWTPAEVRAGLELQYNGYRFSERDVRVYNPFSVLNALSERKFGNYWFASGTPTFLINLLRQGRWDLTAIEGLEVDPSAFSTFEIDNLRLEALLFQTGYLTIGDVSNGIYRLDYPNQEVKVSFLKSLLFAPEQGVEEQSRSMVLQLAQHLRNEDMEAFFTTMQAVFASIPYSLSAAQSEAYFHTIFYLMLSTSGADASSELLTNRGRIDLTVEFSDKVFVFEFKCNQSATAGLEQIRARGYAERYRTGGRRVMLVGINFDTTTRNIAGWEAELAS from the coding sequence ATGAACACCTTTTTGAACACCAGGCAGCCAGTATCGAAGTTGCCCATTGGCATTCAAGCGTTCGAGACGATGCGCGGACAAGGCTACGCCTATGTCGATAAAACGCGCTGGATCCATCGGATGGCGACAGCCGGGATGTTCTACTTTCTGGCCCGGCCCCGGCGTTTTGGCAAATCCCTGTTGCTTTCGACCCTGAAATGCTTGTTCGAGGGGCGTCGAGAGCTATTCGAGGGGCTTTGGATTGCCGAACAGGGGGAGTGGGATTGGCAGAGTCATCCGGTCATTCTCCTCGACTTCAACGAGATCGAGCATGACTCACCGCCAAACCTGGAGCGTGGGCTTGCCTTCAGTCTGCGGAGGATTGCCCGCCAACACCGGGTGCAGATCGATGCGTCCGGGATTGTGACCGGTTTTACAGAACTCATCCTGGCGCTCCATCAGCGGACGCGCCAGCCGGTGGTGGTGCTTATCGATGAATACGACAAGCCCCTGATCGACCACCTCGGCAAAGGCGAAGACGGTCTTGCCATCGCTCGCAGCCATCGCGACATTCTGCGCAACTTCTTCGCCGTGCTGAAGGGGGGGACCGTCTCGCCTGCCCTGCGTTTCGTCCTTCTGGCCGGTGTTTCTCGCTTCAGCCGCGTTTCCATCTTCTCCGAGCTGAATAATCTTCAAGACCTGAGCATGAACGATGCCTATGCCGACATGCTGGGTTACACGCAGGAGGAAATCGAGCGGTCTTTTTCTACTGACATGGACGCCTTTGCCGATCATCTGGGCTGGACGCCAGCAGAAGTAAGAGCCGGCCTGGAGCTGCAATACAACGGCTACCGTTTTTCCGAGCGCGATGTGCGGGTCTACAACCCGTTTTCGGTGCTCAATGCCCTGAGCGAACGCAAATTCGGCAACTACTGGTTCGCCTCCGGCACACCCACCTTCTTGATCAATCTTTTGCGTCAGGGACGTTGGGATCTTACTGCCATCGAGGGGTTAGAAGTCGATCCCTCAGCCTTCTCCACGTTCGAGATCGACAATCTGCGGCTTGAGGCGCTGCTATTCCAGACCGGTTATCTGACGATCGGCGATGTCTCTAACGGCATCTATCGCCTCGACTATCCCAACCAGGAAGTCAAAGTCTCCTTTCTGAAATCACTTCTGTTTGCACCCGAGCAGGGAGTCGAGGAGCAGAGCCGATCAATGGTGCTGCAATTAGCGCAACATCTGCGGAACGAGGACATGGAGGCATTCTTCACCACGATGCAAGCCGTTTTCGCCTCGATACCCTACAGCCTGAGCGCCGCACAGAGCGAAGCCTATTTTCACACGATCTTCTATCTGATGTTGTCAACGTCGGGAGCGGATGCCAGTAGTGAATTGCTCACGAACCGCGGTCGCATCGACTTGACGGTGGAATTCAGCGACAAGGTCTTTGTGTTCGAATTCAAGTGCAATCAGAGTGCGACGGCCGGGTTGGAACAAATTCGGGCGAGAGGATACGCCGAACGTTATCGTACCGGCGGCAGGCGCGTGATGCTTGTTGGCATCAATTTCGATACGACGACGCGCAACATCGCCGGGTGGGAAGCGGAACTGGCATCATAA
- the zwf gene encoding glucose-6-phosphate dehydrogenase, producing MNDLAPMRIPAPATIIIFGASGDLTQRKLIPALHSLACADLLPAQFKIVGVARTALSDEAFRQQSYQGVQEFGRLHGDACDDWDEFSSHLHYVPLVYDNPADYTRLSGYLAAMERESGLPPNRLFYLATPPELYVPIIEHLGAADLCRSEGGYSRIIVEKPFGRDLSSAEELNRKVHRVFDEDQVYRIDHYLGKETVQNIMVFRFANAIFEPLWNRYYIDHIQISVLEEVGVGRRGGYYDQAGVMRDMFQNHLMQLLSLTAMEPPTTWDATLLRDEKVKVLRAVRAPNRQTLKSHSVRGQYHATSGDDVSYRREPGVNADSMTPTYAALELYIDNWRWQGVPFFLRSGKALKKKVTELVIVFKEVPHMLFRGDHAERLTNILSFCFQPDEGFHLGFQTKVPGAGMRSRPVDMSFHFAGAFGAKALPEAYERLLLDALLGDAALFARADEIEHSWRITDSILRGWEGGEGPPLSFYEPGSWGPGESDAMLATRHRAWTLSCCDQD from the coding sequence ATGAACGACCTGGCCCCCATGCGCATCCCGGCGCCCGCCACGATCATCATCTTTGGCGCTTCCGGCGACCTCACGCAACGCAAACTCATCCCCGCCCTGCACAGTCTGGCCTGCGCCGATCTGTTGCCGGCCCAATTCAAGATCGTTGGCGTCGCCCGCACGGCGCTAAGCGATGAGGCCTTTCGCCAGCAATCCTACCAGGGGGTGCAGGAATTTGGTCGCTTGCACGGCGACGCCTGCGACGACTGGGACGAGTTCTCGTCCCATCTGCACTATGTCCCGCTCGTCTACGACAACCCGGCCGACTACACCAGGCTATCCGGGTATCTGGCGGCCATGGAGAGGGAGAGTGGCCTGCCGCCCAACCGTCTCTTCTATCTGGCGACGCCCCCCGAACTCTATGTGCCGATCATCGAGCATTTGGGTGCGGCCGACCTCTGCCGGAGCGAGGGCGGCTACTCGCGCATCATCGTCGAGAAACCCTTTGGCCGCGATCTGAGCAGCGCCGAGGAACTCAACCGCAAGGTGCACCGTGTCTTCGATGAAGACCAGGTCTACCGCATCGACCATTACCTGGGCAAAGAGACCGTGCAGAACATCATGGTCTTTCGCTTCGCCAACGCCATCTTCGAGCCGTTGTGGAATCGGTACTATATCGATCACATCCAGATCTCGGTGCTGGAAGAGGTGGGGGTGGGGAGGCGCGGGGGCTACTACGACCAGGCCGGCGTCATGCGCGACATGTTCCAGAACCACCTGATGCAGTTGCTCAGCCTGACGGCGATGGAGCCGCCCACCACCTGGGACGCCACCCTGCTGCGCGACGAGAAGGTGAAGGTGTTGCGGGCGGTCCGCGCCCCCAACCGGCAGACGCTGAAATCGCATTCGGTGCGCGGCCAATATCACGCCACCAGCGGCGACGATGTCTCCTATCGCCGTGAGCCGGGCGTGAATGCCGATTCGATGACGCCCACCTACGCCGCCCTCGAGCTCTACATCGACAACTGGCGTTGGCAAGGCGTCCCCTTCTTTCTCCGCTCGGGCAAGGCGCTGAAAAAGAAGGTGACGGAACTCGTCATCGTGTTCAAGGAAGTGCCCCACATGCTCTTTCGCGGCGACCACGCCGAGCGGCTGACGAACATCCTCTCGTTCTGCTTCCAGCCGGACGAGGGTTTTCATCTCGGCTTCCAGACCAAAGTGCCGGGCGCGGGCATGCGTTCGCGCCCGGTGGATATGAGCTTTCATTTTGCCGGCGCCTTCGGGGCCAAGGCTCTGCCCGAAGCCTACGAACGCCTGCTGCTGGACGCCCTCTTGGGCGACGCCGCGCTGTTCGCCCGCGCCGACGAAATCGAACACTCCTGGCGCATCACCGATTCGATTCTGCGGGGATGGGAGGGTGGCGAGGGGCCGCCGCTCAGTTTCTACGAGCCGGGGAGCTGGGGGCCGGGCGAGTCGGACGCCATGCTGGCAACCCGGCATCGCGCCTGGACGCTCAGTTGTTGCGATCAGGACTGA